A window of the Glaciimonas sp. CA11.2 genome harbors these coding sequences:
- the nuoI gene encoding NADH-quinone oxidoreductase subunit NuoI: MNAIKEFFASLMLRDLIKGLALTGRYLFARKITIQFPEEKTPLSPRFRGLHALRRYPNGEERCIACQLCEAVCPALAITIESEQCDDGSRRTTRYDIDLTKCIFCGFCEEACPVDAIVETHILEYHGEKRGDLYFTKEMLLAIGDRYETEIAAARAADAPYR; the protein is encoded by the coding sequence ATGAACGCCATTAAAGAGTTTTTTGCCAGTTTGATGCTACGTGACTTGATCAAGGGGCTAGCTCTGACTGGACGTTATCTGTTTGCGCGAAAGATCACGATTCAATTTCCCGAAGAAAAAACGCCACTCTCCCCGCGCTTTCGTGGTCTGCATGCATTGCGTCGCTACCCGAACGGTGAAGAGCGCTGTATCGCCTGCCAATTATGCGAAGCAGTCTGTCCGGCGCTGGCCATTACGATCGAATCGGAACAGTGTGATGATGGTTCACGTCGCACGACACGTTACGATATCGACCTGACCAAATGTATTTTCTGCGGTTTTTGCGAAGAAGCCTGTCCGGTCGATGCCATCGTCGAAACGCATATTCTGGAATATCACGGTGAAAAACGCGGCGATCTCTACTTCACCAAGGAAATGTTGCTAGCGATCGGGGATCGTTATGAAACAGAAATTGCGGCAGCGCGAGCAGCGGACGCGCCCTACCGTTGA
- the dxs gene encoding 1-deoxy-D-xylulose-5-phosphate synthase has translation MNLLNDINSPVDLRRLSHAQLPILAEELRQFVLDSVSQTGGHLSSNLGTVELTIALHYVFNTPEDRLVWDIGHQTYPHKILTGRRDQMKTLRQLNGISGFPRRDESAYDTFGTAHASTSISAALGMARAALTKGEMERRVIAVIGDGAMTAGMAFEAMNNAGVYEDINLLVILNDNDMSISPPVGALNRYLARLMSGQFYAKAKNTGKAILPEPVFQLAKRFEEHTKGMVVPATLFEELGFNYIGPIDGHDLDSLIPTLHNIKHLKGPQFLHVVTKKGNGYKLAEADPVLYHGPGKFNPLEGIQPATSSKMTYTQVFSDWLCDMAAQDDKLIGITPAMAGGSGLIEFEQRFPKRYYDVGIAEQHAVTFAAGLACEGLKPVVAIYSTFLQRAYDQLIHDVALQNLDVTFALDRAGLVGADGATHAGNYDIAYLRCIPNMVLMAASDENECRQMLSTAYHYPGPAAVRYPRGGGLGVAIDKALTVLPFGQGELRRQGKGIAILAFGTMLAPSLCVGEILNASVANMRFIKPLDIALLLDLAHSHDALVTVEEGSIMGGAGAAVAEALAAAGCVKALLHLGLPDRFIDHGDATQLLAMCGLNTEGITTSIRHRFGNESVCLLATQNQVTLGLVRK, from the coding sequence ATGAATTTACTCAATGACATTAACAGCCCAGTCGATTTGCGTCGACTGTCGCATGCGCAACTACCAATACTGGCCGAAGAGCTGCGCCAATTCGTCCTCGATTCGGTGTCCCAAACAGGCGGTCATTTGTCGTCTAATTTGGGGACGGTCGAACTGACCATCGCGCTGCATTATGTCTTTAATACCCCGGAAGATCGCCTGGTTTGGGACATTGGCCATCAAACTTACCCGCATAAAATTCTCACTGGGCGGCGTGATCAGATGAAAACCTTGCGTCAGTTGAATGGCATTTCCGGATTTCCACGACGTGATGAAAGTGCCTACGATACCTTTGGCACAGCCCACGCATCGACCTCAATTTCGGCGGCTCTGGGTATGGCACGGGCAGCGCTGACCAAAGGTGAAATGGAGCGTCGCGTGATCGCGGTGATAGGCGACGGTGCCATGACTGCCGGAATGGCGTTCGAAGCGATGAACAACGCCGGCGTGTATGAGGATATTAATCTATTGGTGATTCTCAACGACAATGATATGTCGATCTCGCCACCGGTCGGGGCCTTGAATCGTTATCTGGCGCGCTTGATGTCCGGCCAGTTTTACGCCAAGGCCAAGAATACGGGTAAGGCCATACTACCGGAGCCGGTGTTCCAATTGGCCAAGCGCTTTGAAGAGCACACCAAAGGCATGGTTGTACCTGCGACGCTGTTTGAGGAGTTGGGTTTTAATTACATAGGACCGATCGATGGCCATGATCTGGACTCCTTGATTCCGACTCTGCACAACATAAAACATCTGAAAGGCCCGCAATTTCTGCATGTCGTGACTAAAAAAGGTAACGGCTACAAACTGGCAGAGGCTGATCCGGTGCTCTATCACGGCCCGGGGAAATTCAATCCGCTCGAAGGTATTCAGCCAGCGACTTCCAGCAAGATGACCTACACCCAGGTGTTTAGCGACTGGTTGTGCGATATGGCCGCGCAAGACGATAAGCTCATAGGCATCACGCCCGCGATGGCCGGTGGTTCTGGGCTGATCGAGTTTGAACAGCGCTTTCCCAAGCGCTATTACGATGTCGGCATTGCCGAGCAGCACGCAGTGACCTTTGCCGCAGGTCTCGCCTGCGAAGGTCTAAAGCCGGTCGTGGCCATTTATTCCACCTTCTTACAGCGTGCCTACGATCAGCTGATACACGACGTCGCGTTGCAAAATTTGGATGTCACATTTGCGCTCGATCGTGCTGGCCTGGTTGGCGCGGATGGGGCTACCCATGCGGGCAATTACGACATCGCCTATTTGCGTTGCATCCCCAACATGGTGCTCATGGCAGCTTCTGACGAAAATGAATGTCGGCAGATGTTAAGCACCGCCTACCACTACCCAGGGCCGGCTGCGGTGCGCTATCCCCGTGGGGGCGGATTGGGTGTCGCCATCGATAAGGCATTGACTGTGCTGCCGTTTGGCCAAGGTGAATTACGGCGTCAAGGTAAGGGCATTGCGATTTTGGCTTTTGGTACGATGCTGGCGCCAAGTCTGTGCGTTGGCGAAATACTCAACGCCAGCGTCGCCAATATGCGTTTCATCAAGCCACTCGATATAGCGCTACTGCTTGATCTGGCACATAGCCATGATGCCTTGGTCACGGTCGAAGAGGGTTCGATCATGGGGGGAGCCGGTGCTGCGGTGGCAGAAGCACTGGCTGCTGCTGGATGTGTCAAAGCGCTATTGCACTTGGGCTTGCCAGATCGCTTTATCGATCACGGTGATGCGACGCAATTGCTGGCCATGTGCGGATTGAATACAGAAGGTATTACAACGAGTATCCGTCATCGTTTTGGTAATGAGTCGGTCTGCTTGCTCGCCACTCAGAACCAAGTCACCTTAGGGTTGGTTAGGAAATAA
- a CDS encoding group II truncated hemoglobin — translation MTTHYDRIGGVEKVRALVTRFYQLMDELPESYGIRQLHPGNLRDSEDKLFKYLCGWMGGPALYVQEYGHPMLRRRHLPFPIGESERDQWLLCMNWALREEVENADLRRELSSAFAKVADHMQNKQGPV, via the coding sequence ATGACGACGCATTACGACCGCATCGGGGGCGTTGAAAAGGTGCGTGCCCTAGTCACGCGCTTCTACCAGCTCATGGATGAGCTACCCGAATCTTATGGCATCCGGCAACTACACCCCGGCAACTTGCGCGACTCTGAGGACAAGCTGTTCAAATATTTGTGTGGCTGGATGGGCGGACCAGCGCTGTATGTACAGGAGTACGGCCATCCGATGTTGCGTCGTCGGCACCTGCCATTTCCTATCGGCGAGTCTGAACGCGACCAATGGCTGCTATGCATGAACTGGGCATTGCGTGAAGAGGTAGAGAATGCCGATCTGCGCCGTGAGTTGTCGAGCGCATTTGCCAAAGTCGCCGACCATATGCAAAACAAACAAGGGCCTGTTTAG
- the erpA gene encoding iron-sulfur cluster insertion protein ErpA: protein MNAITEMPAPIIFSDNAARKVAQLIEEEGNAELKLRVFVQGGGCSGFQYGFTFDEVANEDDTTMVKNGVQLLIDSMSYQYLVGAEIDYKDDLEGAQFVIKNPGATSTCGCGSSFSA, encoded by the coding sequence ATGAACGCCATTACTGAAATGCCAGCACCGATTATCTTTAGTGATAACGCCGCAAGAAAAGTCGCCCAATTAATTGAAGAAGAAGGAAATGCAGAGCTAAAGTTACGCGTATTTGTGCAGGGCGGCGGTTGCTCAGGGTTCCAATACGGCTTCACTTTTGACGAAGTGGCCAATGAAGATGATACGACGATGGTTAAAAATGGCGTTCAGTTGCTGATCGATTCCATGAGTTACCAGTACCTGGTCGGCGCAGAAATCGACTACAAGGATGACTTGGAAGGGGCGCAGTTCGTCATCAAGAATCCTGGCGCGACGTCAACCTGCGGCTGCGGCTCTTCTTTTTCGGCCTGA
- the lipA gene encoding lipoyl synthase, which translates to MTIETIRFRNVVSVVAQTASPNTRRDQQRGSQKTKRDDTLAAERLPKPNWIRVKAASASGRYKDIKEIVRTNQLVTVCEEASCPNIGECWSKGAATFMIMGDKCTRRCRFCNVSTGRPNPLDSTEPERLAETIALMKLHYVVITSVDRDDLIDGGAGHFVECIRQIRSRSPNTRIEILTPDFGGRLDLALSILSTAPPDVLNHNIETVPRLYKEARPGADFQNSLNLLKNFKHAHPAIPTKSGLMVGLGETDAEILQVMRDLRAHAVSMLTIGQYLQPSGGHMPVLRYVHPDTFKMYEEEAYKMHFVNAASGPMVRSSYHADQQAYKAGIVASDQQ; encoded by the coding sequence ATGACTATCGAAACCATCCGCTTTAGAAATGTCGTGTCTGTGGTAGCGCAGACAGCATCGCCCAATACTCGGCGCGATCAACAAAGGGGCTCGCAGAAGACCAAACGTGACGACACTCTTGCCGCGGAAAGATTGCCAAAACCAAATTGGATACGCGTCAAGGCGGCGTCAGCCTCAGGCCGCTACAAAGACATCAAGGAGATCGTGCGCACCAATCAGCTGGTGACCGTGTGTGAAGAAGCCTCTTGCCCTAACATTGGTGAATGTTGGAGTAAGGGTGCCGCGACCTTCATGATCATGGGCGACAAATGCACGCGGCGCTGCCGATTCTGCAACGTTAGCACCGGTCGCCCCAACCCGCTCGATAGCACCGAGCCGGAACGGCTCGCCGAGACGATCGCCTTGATGAAACTCCATTACGTCGTGATTACCTCAGTGGACCGCGATGATTTGATTGACGGCGGTGCTGGCCATTTTGTTGAATGCATACGCCAGATACGGTCACGCTCACCCAACACGCGCATCGAAATCCTTACGCCTGATTTTGGCGGCCGGCTGGATTTGGCGCTCAGCATCCTCAGCACCGCGCCGCCGGACGTATTGAACCACAATATCGAAACCGTGCCGCGCCTGTACAAAGAAGCCCGCCCCGGTGCAGATTTTCAAAACTCACTCAACTTGTTAAAAAATTTCAAGCACGCGCATCCCGCCATACCGACCAAGTCCGGTCTCATGGTGGGGCTGGGTGAGACCGATGCCGAAATCTTGCAAGTGATGCGTGATTTGCGTGCGCACGCTGTCAGCATGTTGACCATCGGGCAGTACTTGCAACCGTCCGGCGGTCACATGCCGGTGCTGCGTTATGTGCACCCGGACACCTTCAAAATGTACGAGGAAGAAGCCTACAAAATGCACTTTGTGAATGCCGCCTCGGGCCCTATGGTGCGTAGTTCATACCATGCCGATCAGCAGGCATATAAGGCAGGAATCGTTGCCAGTGATCAGCAGTAA
- a CDS encoding non-heme iron oxygenase ferredoxin subunit: protein MSEWVTVARAEEVAPGERRVIDVDDTQIVVFNLDGQYYAIEDVCTHDGGQLTGGTVEGDQIICPRHGARFCIRTGVALSAPAYEPTSTFPVRIENGEVQVRDNRWD from the coding sequence ATGAGTGAATGGGTCACAGTAGCGCGGGCCGAAGAAGTCGCGCCAGGCGAGCGACGGGTTATCGATGTAGACGACACGCAGATCGTCGTATTTAATCTCGACGGCCAGTATTACGCCATCGAAGACGTCTGCACCCACGATGGTGGCCAGCTTACCGGCGGCACCGTCGAAGGCGACCAGATCATTTGCCCGCGCCACGGCGCACGCTTCTGCATCCGTACCGGCGTGGCATTGTCTGCTCCCGCTTACGAACCGACCAGCACCTTCCCGGTACGCATAGAAAATGGCGAGGTTCAGGTACGCGATAACCGCTGGGATTGA
- the moaA gene encoding GTP 3',8-cyclase MoaA: MSTTLIPVVDQRAVSRVAIIPAHAFSLGGTLADTRGRLLRDLRISVTDRCNFRCTYCMPKLVFDKDYQFLPKSELLSFEEITRMTRLFVAHGVEKIRLTGGEPLLRKNLEVLIEMLAALKTHDGKSLDLTLTTNASLLSKKARALKAAGLQSVTVSLDSLDEAVFRAMNDVDFPVEDVLRGIDAAHDASFAPIKINMVVKKGGNDQDVVAMARRFKGSGHIVRFIEFMDVGASNGWRMNDVIPSAQIVRMIGAEMPLIEAEPNYTGEVAERWIYADGSGEIGVISSVTQAFCSTCTRARLSTDGKLYTCLFAQSGHDLRALIRADKSDAQIAAAIGLILSQREDRYSEIRTEETAQSKKIEMSYIGG, translated from the coding sequence ATGAGCACGACGCTCATTCCCGTAGTTGATCAGCGCGCCGTCAGCCGTGTGGCCATCATTCCGGCGCACGCGTTTAGCCTAGGTGGTACGCTGGCGGACACGCGTGGTCGGCTCTTGCGTGACCTGCGCATTTCTGTAACTGACCGCTGCAATTTCCGCTGCACCTATTGCATGCCAAAGTTAGTATTCGACAAGGACTATCAATTTTTGCCGAAATCCGAACTCTTGAGCTTTGAGGAAATCACGCGCATGACGCGCCTGTTCGTCGCCCATGGCGTCGAAAAAATCCGCCTCACCGGCGGCGAACCTCTGCTGCGTAAAAACCTCGAAGTGTTGATCGAGATGCTGGCCGCCCTCAAGACGCATGACGGAAAATCACTAGATCTGACCCTCACCACCAACGCCTCGCTATTATCCAAAAAAGCCCGCGCGCTCAAGGCCGCAGGCCTACAGAGTGTCACCGTCTCCCTCGATTCGCTCGATGAAGCAGTATTCCGCGCCATGAATGACGTCGATTTTCCGGTAGAGGATGTGCTGAGAGGCATAGACGCTGCGCACGACGCGAGTTTTGCGCCCATCAAGATCAACATGGTGGTGAAAAAAGGGGGCAACGATCAGGATGTTGTTGCGATGGCGCGACGCTTCAAGGGTAGCGGCCACATCGTTCGCTTCATCGAATTCATGGACGTGGGCGCTTCCAACGGCTGGCGCATGAACGATGTCATTCCCTCGGCTCAGATCGTGCGCATGATCGGCGCCGAGATGCCACTCATCGAAGCCGAACCCAACTACACCGGTGAAGTTGCCGAGCGCTGGATCTATGCCGATGGTAGCGGCGAAATCGGCGTCATCTCCAGCGTGACGCAAGCCTTTTGTTCCACTTGCACGCGCGCCCGCCTCTCGACCGATGGCAAGCTGTACACCTGCCTGTTCGCGCAGTCCGGTCATGATTTGCGCGCACTCATCCGTGCGGACAAGAGCGACGCACAAATTGCCGCTGCCATCGGATTGATCTTGAGTCAACGTGAAGACAGGTATTCAGAAATTCGTACGGAAGAGACTGCACAAAGTAAAAAAATTGAGATGTCTTATATCGGTGGATGA
- a CDS encoding tetratricopeptide repeat protein codes for MTDELNALKAFLTWEESAEVLRTDASYGIARAQRLLAIRYLRGRGVRKDEAIAFSWMQLAAQQHFAMAQRGLGELYEFGLGIAADISQASHWYQLAALQGDFTANEHLQRLAQAKTV; via the coding sequence ATGACTGACGAACTCAATGCGCTGAAAGCTTTTTTGACGTGGGAAGAATCGGCGGAAGTATTACGAACTGACGCTAGCTATGGCATAGCCCGCGCACAACGTTTGCTGGCGATACGCTACCTGCGCGGCCGTGGCGTGCGTAAGGACGAGGCCATCGCCTTTTCTTGGATGCAGCTCGCAGCACAACAACATTTCGCTATGGCGCAGCGTGGTCTTGGCGAGTTGTATGAATTCGGTTTAGGTATTGCGGCGGACATTAGCCAGGCATCACACTGGTATCAGCTTGCAGCACTGCAAGGTGATTTCACTGCTAATGAACATTTGCAACGCTTGGCACAAGCAAAGACGGTATGA